From Equus quagga isolate Etosha38 unplaced genomic scaffold, UCLA_HA_Equagga_1.0 453_RagTag, whole genome shotgun sequence:
ctctggaaCTGGGATTGCTGGTCCTGCAGGTGGGTGATAGGGCCTATGATCAATTAGCTGTAGAGTTTATCTCATCTTGTAGTCAGGGAAAAGATGGAGGCTGTCCAGCGGATGAGGCATTTCTCTCACTTTTCGTGTGACAGCAACAAAGTTTGTCTGTCCTTCCTTAGAATGTAAGGCCCAAgaggacagggatttttgtcAGGCTTATTCCTTCATGTCCCTAGCCCCAGAACAACCTGGTACGTAACAGGGACTCAAAACATGTTGGTAGGTAAAGGATTAAATCCACTTCCCCAGAATTACCAGGGCACACGTTTCTGTCCTCTAAAGTGAAGGCTTGTCAACTTTGTTGTGCATCAGAACCCCAGGTGGAACCTCTTAATATACCTGCCCCTGCTCACTGCTGGCCCGCCGGGCATGTGTATATTCTGATGTGAAACGCTAAGGGTCAGGGAGCTTGCGGGAAGGAAGGAATTAAGCTCTAAAAGCTGTGAAGAGCATTCTTTAGgataataattattttctgatcATTTGcaattggcttcttttacttttttggatttagaaatgtgttttctgaaAAGCTTATTATTTTTTGACATTAAGTTCcagttttaaagaaatactttgaaaactgTCAGACTATTGTTTCTAAGTGTCAGGTGTATCCATTTCTTGGTTGTGTATGTTTTATTTGTGACTCTTAGCTATTCGTCCCCTAGAGGAATGAAGCATTGGGATCAAAGTTGAAGAGTCTGCGTATTtagtaaccttttttttttttttttttttactgcaaaaTGGGTTAGTCTGTGTTAAAAATTATGTGATTGGTTTGTTATTAATGGAAAGCAATGGAGTCGGGTCTCTAAATCTGCTTGTTAGAGACCATGATGTTCTGATTCATTTGGGTAATAAATTTTCAGGTGCTTACATGGGCCTTGGGGTCAGACTGGTTTCGAATCCTGCCTCTTCCATTCACTAGCAGGACACCCTTGAGCGGTTTGCTCTGGCTGTGTCAGTGAAGTATTTTGCCCACTGTTTTGTCTGAACTTTAAAGCTGTATGTTAATCTTATTTGCCATTATACTGCAAATATATCAGAGctctttctcatctgaaaaaatattttagccaTTGGTTTATCTTTTTCATGGGTGCTTTATGTGTTTAATCGAATATCCTCAAAGTACCAAAATAAACGTTTCTTTTCTTAGTCAAGTTGTTCGATATGGAGAAATTCCGGCAGAattcagagcagcagcagctgacCGCCGGCAGGAGCTGATTGAGTGTGTTGCTAATTCAGACGAGCAGCTTGGTGAGATGTTCCTGGAAGAAAAAATCCCCTCTGTTTCTGATTTAAAGGCAGGTGCCGTCGAACTGGGCCTTAAGTTGACAAAGCACGAGGTGGGGGGTCTGGTTTGCAGCGAGGAGATGTGATGCTTTCCGATGGGCTTATTCATGGAATCTGAGTAAACTTTTTTAACATGATTGCTTTCTTCAAAAAGTACTCGAGGGCTAGCcgtgtggcctagtggttaagttcattgtgctctgctttggcttcccgggtttggatcccagggcagacctacaccacttgtcagccatgcgagtgtataaagtggaggaagactggctcagggccagtcttctcaagcaaaaaaaagagtagggttggcaacagatgttagctcagggcgaatcttcctcaggaaaaaaataatacttgaCATGGTCTCGTACtcgtttttttttaagtaatgagttatgtaatatttttaaatggaaaaggagTCATAGTTTGTTCTAGAAAAAAAGATACTTAAATAGCTAACCTCTTGGGTATGTCcttattagaaagaaagaagatatgtAGAGAAATGTTACAGCAATAAGAGTGGTTAAGAGACAAGGCTGCTAAGTGTTTGCTGACTGCATGTTGGTAGTTACACTGTTGTACTGTTTGGAAGGCTGTATAGAGTCTTTCACTTCATTGCTCAACTCTTTACAAATAAAGAGAAGATCCCTGCCTAAGACTGGTAGCCATTTTTTTGATTATATGTTTCTGCATAGAAGAtaacaaatgaccaataagcacatgaaaagatgcttaagaTTGCGAACCATGAgggaaagcaaatcaaaaccacaatgagatactgcttcatccattaggatggctattatttcaaaaaaacaaaaaagcagataataggtgttggcaaggatgtggggaaattggaacccttgtgcattgctgatgggaatgtaaaatgatataactgctgtagaaaacagtatggcggttcctcaaaaaattaaacagaactactgtatgatccagcaattgcacttgTGTATACCCAGAAGagctgaaaacagggactcaaacgtACTTGTCCACCAGTTTTGATAGCAGCACTATCCACAGTAGCCAAGAGGGggaaacgacccaaatgtccgccaatggattaatggataaacaaaattggtatatacatacaatgaaatattattgagcctttaaaaaggaataaGATTGTGATACATACTatgtgaatgaaccttgaagacattatgctaagtgaaataagctagacacaaaagaacaaatatttgattCCACGTATATGAGGTACACAGAACagtcaaattcctagagacagaaagtagaatagtgctaatcgggctggggaggggccgaAGGGGGAGTTTACTGGGGACAGAGTTCCaatttgggataatgaaaaaggtgtggaaatggatagtggtgatggtaagatagcaatgtgaatgtacataatgccactgaaccgtaaacttaaaaatggttaaaatggtaaattttattttatggacattttatcattataaaaaaaaTGACTGATATTCATTTTGTCTAACCACTTCATGCACTTAGCAGAAATCACATAAGTAATTATTGTGTGTAAAACATTGCACTCATGGAGTTTCCAGGTCAGATGCCCAAGGAAAGAACTGTTGAAGCTGAGGATGCTTACTAATATATCTCATAACTTAGTCCTTTACCGCTCACAAAGCTCAccacctcagttctctgatgagtAGGGAACACAGTGTAGGAAGGGATAGGTCTGGCCATAAATAAAGTCAAGTATTGTGTCCTGGGAACCACAAT
This genomic window contains:
- the LOC124233921 gene encoding elongation factor G, mitochondrial-like isoform X2, with translation MLVAGAHFFLREKPCWSKLSHNAAFVQMPIGLESDFKGIIDLIEERAIYFDGDFGQVVRYGEIPAEFRAAAADRRQELIECVANSDEQLGEMFLEEKIPSVSDLKAGAVELGLKLTKHEVGGLVCSEEM
- the LOC124233921 gene encoding elongation factor G, mitochondrial-like isoform X1 codes for the protein MGKQTQAAWSKLSHNAAFVQMPIGLESDFKGIIDLIEERAIYFDGDFGQVVRYGEIPAEFRAAAADRRQELIECVANSDEQLGEMFLEEKIPSVSDLKAGAVELGLKLTKHEVGGLVCSEEM